One genomic segment of Dysosmobacter sp. Marseille-Q4140 includes these proteins:
- the ugpC gene encoding sn-glycerol-3-phosphate ABC transporter ATP-binding protein UgpC, with the protein MAGVSLVNIKKVYPPSNDQKKAQKAKKGEQQEEKKVNLQVTADGVVAVQEFNLEVADKEFIVLVGPSGCGKSTTLRMVAGLEEISSGELYIDGKLMNDVAPKDRDIAMVFQNYALYPHMTVYENMAFPLKLRKVPKDEIDRRVKEAAEILDITQYLERKPKALSGGQRQRVAIGRAIVREPKILLMDEPLSNLDAKLRNQMRAEIIKLRQKIDTTFLYVTHDQTEAMTLGDRIVIMKDGFIQQIGTPQEVFDHPANLFVAGFIGMPQMNFFDAELKKDGEKYLVSVGGYQVQLSEAKCANLAKKGVGSQSITLGVRPNHIVLDQQGDSVPAKMDVFEMMGNEIHLHVTAEGRDVVIIVPTMDLNGSYTETFAPGRDLAFTFRGSACHVFDKDGKNLEF; encoded by the coding sequence ATGGCAGGAGTATCTCTCGTCAACATCAAGAAGGTCTATCCCCCCTCCAACGACCAGAAAAAGGCCCAGAAGGCCAAGAAGGGCGAACAGCAGGAGGAGAAAAAGGTCAATCTGCAGGTGACCGCGGACGGCGTCGTGGCCGTTCAGGAGTTCAACCTGGAGGTGGCCGACAAGGAGTTCATCGTGCTGGTGGGCCCCTCGGGCTGCGGCAAATCCACCACGCTGCGCATGGTGGCCGGCCTGGAGGAGATCAGCAGCGGCGAGCTGTACATCGACGGCAAGCTGATGAACGACGTGGCCCCCAAGGACCGGGATATCGCCATGGTGTTCCAGAACTACGCCCTCTATCCCCATATGACCGTGTATGAGAACATGGCCTTCCCCCTGAAACTGCGCAAGGTCCCCAAGGATGAGATCGACCGCCGGGTGAAAGAGGCGGCGGAGATCCTGGACATCACCCAGTACTTAGAGCGCAAGCCCAAGGCCCTGTCCGGCGGCCAGCGCCAGCGCGTGGCCATCGGCCGCGCCATCGTCCGGGAGCCCAAGATCCTGCTGATGGATGAGCCGCTCAGCAACCTGGACGCCAAGCTGCGCAACCAGATGCGGGCGGAAATCATCAAGCTGCGCCAGAAGATCGATACCACCTTCCTGTACGTGACCCACGACCAGACCGAGGCCATGACCCTGGGCGACCGGATCGTCATTATGAAGGACGGCTTCATCCAGCAGATCGGCACCCCCCAGGAGGTATTTGACCATCCGGCCAACCTCTTCGTGGCGGGCTTCATCGGCATGCCCCAGATGAACTTCTTCGACGCGGAGCTGAAGAAGGACGGTGAGAAGTACCTGGTGTCCGTGGGCGGCTATCAGGTGCAGCTGTCCGAGGCCAAGTGCGCTAATCTCGCCAAGAAGGGCGTGGGCAGCCAGAGCATCACCCTGGGCGTGCGGCCCAATCACATCGTTCTGGACCAGCAGGGAGACAGCGTTCCCGCCAAGATGGACGTGTTTGAGATGATGGGCAATGAGATCCACCTCCACGTTACCGCCGAGGGCAGAGACGTAGTGATCATCGTCCCCACCATGGATCTGAACGGCAGCTATACCGAGACCTTTGCTCCGGGACGGGACCTGGCGTTTACCTTCCGCGGAAGCGCCTGCCATGTGTTCGACAAGGACGGCAAGAACCTGGAGTTCTGA
- the guaA gene encoding glutamine-hydrolyzing GMP synthase, giving the protein MSHQTVIVLDFGGQYNQLIARRVRECGVYCEVKPYTTSLDAIRAMAPIGIIFTGGPNSVYDPASPQADPGLFTLGVPILGICYGCQLIAHNLGGRVTAATADSAREYGKTETYFDTACKLFKGLPAQGVTWMSHGDYMERVPEGFTLVAHSDACPNVAICDEARGFYGVQYHPEVNHTEHGTDMIRNFLYEVCGAKGDWTMGDYKATAIQAVREKVGDGKVLLALSGGVDSSVAAALVAEAVGSQLTCVFVDHGLMRLNEGDEVEQAFAKWDINFVRVNAENQFLIKLAGENEPERKRKIIGEEFIRVFEAEAKKIGKVDYLVQGTIYPDVIESGAGNAAVIKSHHNVGGLPDYVDFKEIIEPLRMLFKDEVRQLGRELGLPEYLVMRQPFPGPGLAIRCLGDITKEKLDMLRLADFIFRDEIAKAGLEGTMNQYFAVLTNMRSVGVQGDGRTYDYALALRSVTTSDFMTADWTRIPYEVLDRVSVRVVNEVPHINRVLYDITSKPPATIEFE; this is encoded by the coding sequence GTACAACCAGCTGATCGCCCGCCGGGTCCGGGAGTGCGGCGTCTACTGCGAGGTCAAGCCCTACACCACCTCTCTGGACGCCATCCGCGCCATGGCCCCCATCGGCATCATCTTCACCGGCGGCCCCAACAGCGTCTATGACCCCGCCTCTCCCCAGGCGGACCCGGGCCTGTTCACCCTGGGCGTGCCCATCCTTGGCATCTGCTACGGCTGCCAGCTGATCGCCCACAACCTGGGCGGCCGTGTCACCGCCGCCACCGCCGACTCCGCCCGGGAGTACGGCAAGACCGAGACCTATTTCGACACCGCCTGCAAGCTCTTCAAGGGTCTGCCCGCCCAGGGCGTCACCTGGATGAGCCACGGCGACTATATGGAAAGGGTGCCCGAGGGCTTCACCCTGGTGGCCCACTCCGACGCCTGCCCCAATGTGGCCATCTGCGACGAGGCCCGGGGCTTCTACGGTGTCCAGTACCATCCGGAGGTGAACCACACCGAACACGGCACCGATATGATCCGCAACTTCCTCTACGAGGTCTGCGGCGCCAAGGGCGACTGGACCATGGGCGACTATAAGGCCACCGCCATCCAGGCCGTCCGGGAGAAGGTGGGCGACGGCAAGGTCCTGCTGGCCCTCTCCGGCGGCGTGGACTCCTCCGTGGCCGCGGCCCTGGTGGCCGAGGCCGTGGGCAGCCAGCTGACCTGCGTGTTCGTGGATCATGGCCTCATGCGCCTCAACGAGGGCGACGAGGTGGAGCAGGCCTTCGCCAAGTGGGACATCAACTTCGTCCGGGTCAACGCCGAGAACCAGTTCCTCATCAAGCTGGCCGGCGAAAACGAGCCGGAGCGCAAGCGCAAGATCATCGGCGAGGAGTTCATCCGGGTCTTTGAGGCGGAGGCCAAGAAGATCGGCAAGGTGGACTATCTGGTCCAGGGCACCATCTATCCCGACGTGATCGAGTCCGGCGCTGGCAACGCCGCCGTCATCAAGAGCCACCACAACGTGGGAGGCCTTCCCGACTACGTGGACTTCAAGGAGATCATCGAGCCGCTGCGGATGCTGTTCAAGGACGAGGTCCGCCAGCTGGGCCGGGAGCTGGGGCTGCCCGAGTACCTGGTCATGCGCCAGCCCTTCCCGGGTCCGGGCCTGGCCATCCGCTGCCTGGGCGATATCACCAAGGAGAAGCTGGACATGCTGCGCCTGGCGGATTTCATCTTCCGGGACGAGATCGCCAAGGCGGGGCTGGAGGGCACCATGAACCAGTACTTCGCGGTGCTGACCAACATGCGCTCCGTGGGCGTTCAGGGCGACGGCCGCACTTACGACTACGCCCTGGCCCTGCGTTCTGTCACCACCAGCGACTTCATGACCGCCGACTGGACCCGCATCCCCTACGAGGTGCTGGACCGAGTCAGCGTCCGGGTGGTCAACGAGGTGCCCCACATCAACCGGGTCCTCTACGACATCACCAGCAAGCCCCCTGCCACCATCGAATTCGAGTAA